Proteins co-encoded in one Anabas testudineus chromosome 8, fAnaTes1.2, whole genome shotgun sequence genomic window:
- the LOC113152530 gene encoding ADP-ribosylation factor-binding protein GGA1-like isoform X2 → MAAPPDAESLESRINRATNPLNRDTDWSSIHAFCDQLNNDLEGPQLATRLLAHKIQSPQEWEAMQALLVLETCMKNCGKRFHSEVGKFRFLNELIKVVSPKYLGSRSPEPVKKKVLELIYSWTLGLPDETKISDAYQMLKKQGIIKQDPELPPDKLLNLPPPRPKNAIFEDEEKSKMLSRLLNSSHPEDLKAANKLIKEMVQEDQRRAEKVSKRVNAIQEVKESVALLTQLLQDYDSTASNAELIQDLYQRCEKMRPTLFRLASDTEDNDEALEILQANDSLTTVINLYKQQVKGEIVNGNNTLNAQKKTGGGTALLDLSGLDTSPQSPPSFPEFPTPTDSLNAPSQEMGISLLDDELMSLGLSEGTHTSNPPSQPEDSTAWDSFQSSDSIDTDIPAAPSLLLSPDPTSHSQPVSSGSTPGNSGLDELDLLGKTLLQQSLPPEGLQVKWDKQQSKPTLRDLQSKSGANTNPNPILAFASEHPASPLNSQPNLGATLLDMSPSHTEPPSAEVTLTDVFVPLESIKPSSLLPVTVFDGHSLRVLFHFARESPPSRPDVLVVIISMLSSAPVPVTNINFQTTAPQSMAVKLQPPSGTELPAFNPILPPAAVTQILLLANPKKEKVQLQYRLTFTMGEQEHSESGSLEQFPPPETWGNL, encoded by the exons ATGGCTGCGCCGCCCGATGCGGAGAGTTTGGAGTCTCGTATCA ACAGAGCAACAAACCCGCTTAACAGAGACACTGACTGGAGCAGCATCCACGCCTTCTGTGACCAGCTCAACAATGATTTGGAGGG ACCTCAGTTGGCCACCAGGCTCCTGGCCCATAAAATCCAGTCTCCACAGGAGTGGGAGGCCATGCAAGCCCTGCTG GTTCTGGAGACGTGTATGAAAAACTGTGGGAAAAGGTTTCACAGTGAAGTGGGCAAGTTCCGTTTTCTCAATGAACTCATCAAAGTAGTTTCTCCAAAG TACCTGGGCTCACGGTCACCAGAGccagtaaaaaagaaagttttggAGTTGATCTATAGCTGGACATTGGGGTTacctgatgagaccaaaatctCAGATGCCTACCAGATGCTAAAGAAGCAAG GCATTATTAAACAAGACCCTGAACTGCCACCAGACAAACTACTCAACCTCCCACCACCCAGACCTAAGAATGCCATTTTTGAGGATGAGGAGAAGTCAAaa ATGCTGTCTCGCCTGTTGAACAGCTCACACCCCGAGGACTTAAAAGCGGCAAACAAACTCATCAAGGAAATGGTCCAAGAG GATCAAAGGCGAGCAGAGAAGGTGTCGAAACGGGTGAACGCCATTCAGGAGGTGAAGGAGAGCGTCGCTCTGCTCACTCAGCTTCTGCAGGACTATGACAGCACAGCGAGCAACGCTGAGCTCATACAG GACCTGTACCAGCGCTGTGAGAAAATGAGACCTACACTGTTCAGACTGGCAAGTGATACAGAGGACAACGACGAGGCTCTGG AGATCCTGCAGGCCAACGACAGCTTGACTACCGTCATCAACCTGTACAAACAGCAGGTGAAGGGGGAGATAGTAAATGGCAACAACACATTAAAcgcacagaaaaaaacag GGGGAGGAACAGCACTTCTAGATCTGTCAGGTTTGGATACGTCTCCCCAGTCGCCTCCCTCCTTCCCAGAGTTTCCCACTCCGACCGACAGCCTCAACGCCCCTTCACAGGAGATGGGAATCAGTCTGCTCGACGACGAGCTCATGTCACTTG GTTTAAGTGAAGGAACGCACACTTCCAACCCTCCATCACAGCCTGAGGACTCCACTGCCTGGGACTCCTTCCAG TCCTCTGACAGCATAGACACAGACATCCCAGCTGCACCCAGTCTCCTCTTGAGTCCAGACCCAACTTCCCACTCTCAGCCTGTTTCATCTGGCTCCACTCCTGGGAACTCTGGCCTGGACGAGCTGGACCTGCTGGGAAAGACCCTGCTACAGCAGTCCCTGCCTCCAGAGGGCCTGCAGGTTAAATG gGACAAACAGCAGTCTAAACCAACACTAAGGGATCTCCAGAGCAAGTCTGGGGCCAACACTAACCCAAACCCCATCCTAGCTTTCGCTTCCGAGCACCCTGCATCTCCCCTCAACTCTCAGCCCAACCTTGGAGCTACTTTGTTGGATATGTCCCCATCTCACACAGAGCCCCCTTCTGCTGAAGTCACCCTGACAGATGTTTTTGTACCACTAGAGTCTATTAAACCCA GTAGTCTGTTACCTGTGACAGTGTTTGACGGACACAGTCTGCGggttctctttcattttgctCGGGAATCACCTCCGTCTCGCCCTGACGTGCTTGTGGTGATCATTTCCATGCTGTCCTCTGCCCCTGTCCCTGTCACCAACATAAACTTCCAGACTACTGCTCCTCAG TCTATGGCAGTGAAGCTGCAGCCTCCATCAGGAACAGAGCTCCCAGCTTTCAACCCCATCCTTCcccctgctgctgtcacacagatCCTGCTGCTGGCAAATCCAAAGAAG GAAAAAGTGCAGCTGCAGTACAGATTAACCTTCACCATGGGAGAGCAGGAGCACAGTGAAAGCGGCAGTCTAGAACAGTTTCCTCCTCCGGAGACGTGGGGGAATCTATAG
- the LOC113152530 gene encoding ADP-ribosylation factor-binding protein GGA1-like isoform X1, translated as MAAPPDAESLESRINRATNPLNRDTDWSSIHAFCDQLNNDLEGPQLATRLLAHKIQSPQEWEAMQALLVLETCMKNCGKRFHSEVGKFRFLNELIKVVSPKYLGSRSPEPVKKKVLELIYSWTLGLPDETKISDAYQMLKKQGIIKQDPELPPDKLLNLPPPRPKNAIFEDEEKSKMLSRLLNSSHPEDLKAANKLIKEMVQEDQRRAEKVSKRVNAIQEVKESVALLTQLLQDYDSTASNAELIQDLYQRCEKMRPTLFRLASDTEDNDEALAEILQANDSLTTVINLYKQQVKGEIVNGNNTLNAQKKTGGGTALLDLSGLDTSPQSPPSFPEFPTPTDSLNAPSQEMGISLLDDELMSLGLSEGTHTSNPPSQPEDSTAWDSFQSSDSIDTDIPAAPSLLLSPDPTSHSQPVSSGSTPGNSGLDELDLLGKTLLQQSLPPEGLQVKWDKQQSKPTLRDLQSKSGANTNPNPILAFASEHPASPLNSQPNLGATLLDMSPSHTEPPSAEVTLTDVFVPLESIKPSSLLPVTVFDGHSLRVLFHFARESPPSRPDVLVVIISMLSSAPVPVTNINFQTTAPQSMAVKLQPPSGTELPAFNPILPPAAVTQILLLANPKKEKVQLQYRLTFTMGEQEHSESGSLEQFPPPETWGNL; from the exons ATGGCTGCGCCGCCCGATGCGGAGAGTTTGGAGTCTCGTATCA ACAGAGCAACAAACCCGCTTAACAGAGACACTGACTGGAGCAGCATCCACGCCTTCTGTGACCAGCTCAACAATGATTTGGAGGG ACCTCAGTTGGCCACCAGGCTCCTGGCCCATAAAATCCAGTCTCCACAGGAGTGGGAGGCCATGCAAGCCCTGCTG GTTCTGGAGACGTGTATGAAAAACTGTGGGAAAAGGTTTCACAGTGAAGTGGGCAAGTTCCGTTTTCTCAATGAACTCATCAAAGTAGTTTCTCCAAAG TACCTGGGCTCACGGTCACCAGAGccagtaaaaaagaaagttttggAGTTGATCTATAGCTGGACATTGGGGTTacctgatgagaccaaaatctCAGATGCCTACCAGATGCTAAAGAAGCAAG GCATTATTAAACAAGACCCTGAACTGCCACCAGACAAACTACTCAACCTCCCACCACCCAGACCTAAGAATGCCATTTTTGAGGATGAGGAGAAGTCAAaa ATGCTGTCTCGCCTGTTGAACAGCTCACACCCCGAGGACTTAAAAGCGGCAAACAAACTCATCAAGGAAATGGTCCAAGAG GATCAAAGGCGAGCAGAGAAGGTGTCGAAACGGGTGAACGCCATTCAGGAGGTGAAGGAGAGCGTCGCTCTGCTCACTCAGCTTCTGCAGGACTATGACAGCACAGCGAGCAACGCTGAGCTCATACAG GACCTGTACCAGCGCTGTGAGAAAATGAGACCTACACTGTTCAGACTGGCAAGTGATACAGAGGACAACGACGAGGCTCTGG CAGAGATCCTGCAGGCCAACGACAGCTTGACTACCGTCATCAACCTGTACAAACAGCAGGTGAAGGGGGAGATAGTAAATGGCAACAACACATTAAAcgcacagaaaaaaacag GGGGAGGAACAGCACTTCTAGATCTGTCAGGTTTGGATACGTCTCCCCAGTCGCCTCCCTCCTTCCCAGAGTTTCCCACTCCGACCGACAGCCTCAACGCCCCTTCACAGGAGATGGGAATCAGTCTGCTCGACGACGAGCTCATGTCACTTG GTTTAAGTGAAGGAACGCACACTTCCAACCCTCCATCACAGCCTGAGGACTCCACTGCCTGGGACTCCTTCCAG TCCTCTGACAGCATAGACACAGACATCCCAGCTGCACCCAGTCTCCTCTTGAGTCCAGACCCAACTTCCCACTCTCAGCCTGTTTCATCTGGCTCCACTCCTGGGAACTCTGGCCTGGACGAGCTGGACCTGCTGGGAAAGACCCTGCTACAGCAGTCCCTGCCTCCAGAGGGCCTGCAGGTTAAATG gGACAAACAGCAGTCTAAACCAACACTAAGGGATCTCCAGAGCAAGTCTGGGGCCAACACTAACCCAAACCCCATCCTAGCTTTCGCTTCCGAGCACCCTGCATCTCCCCTCAACTCTCAGCCCAACCTTGGAGCTACTTTGTTGGATATGTCCCCATCTCACACAGAGCCCCCTTCTGCTGAAGTCACCCTGACAGATGTTTTTGTACCACTAGAGTCTATTAAACCCA GTAGTCTGTTACCTGTGACAGTGTTTGACGGACACAGTCTGCGggttctctttcattttgctCGGGAATCACCTCCGTCTCGCCCTGACGTGCTTGTGGTGATCATTTCCATGCTGTCCTCTGCCCCTGTCCCTGTCACCAACATAAACTTCCAGACTACTGCTCCTCAG TCTATGGCAGTGAAGCTGCAGCCTCCATCAGGAACAGAGCTCCCAGCTTTCAACCCCATCCTTCcccctgctgctgtcacacagatCCTGCTGCTGGCAAATCCAAAGAAG GAAAAAGTGCAGCTGCAGTACAGATTAACCTTCACCATGGGAGAGCAGGAGCACAGTGAAAGCGGCAGTCTAGAACAGTTTCCTCCTCCGGAGACGTGGGGGAATCTATAG